One window of Phycisphaeraceae bacterium genomic DNA carries:
- a CDS encoding flagellar biosynthesis anti-sigma factor FlgM: MMNISSVSGSSGVGSVGRAEPREIAPERPAAAPVQRGEDQLELSEASRLLARLRGLPEIRQDLVDQVRAQIEAGTYETDEKLDVAIEAMLDDVESGL, encoded by the coding sequence ATGATGAACATCTCATCAGTGAGTGGGTCTTCTGGCGTCGGCTCGGTCGGAAGGGCCGAGCCGCGTGAGATAGCCCCGGAGCGTCCTGCGGCTGCGCCCGTGCAGCGCGGCGAGGACCAGTTGGAACTCTCGGAGGCGTCGCGTCTTCTTGCGCGTCTTCGTGGGCTGCCGGAGATCCGGCAGGACCTGGTGGATCAGGTTCGTGCGCAGATCGAGGCGGGAACGTATGAGACGGACGAGAAGCTTGATGTTGCGATCGAGGCGATGCTCGACGACGTCGAGAGCGGTTTGTAA